A segment of the Raphanus sativus cultivar WK10039 unplaced genomic scaffold, ASM80110v3 Scaffold3464, whole genome shotgun sequence genome:
AAGATTGTGTCTTTTTGATGTGTAGATTGAGCTGCCACCGTGGACAGACATAGTGAAGACTGGTAAACTCAAGGAGCTTGCTCCTTATGACCCTGACTGGTACTACATCAGAGCCGGTATGTGTTTTTGAATGAAAACTAGTTAGTGTCTGTCTCTGTGTTTCTGAGATTGAaagttgtaatttttttttttttttttaagcatCGATGGCGAGGAAAGTGTACTTGAGAGGTGGGCTTGGAGTCGGTGCCTTCCGCAGGATCTATGGAGGAAGCAAGAGGAACGGAAGCCGTCCTCCTCATTTCTGTAAGAGCAGTGGTGGTGTTGCTCGTCACATTCTTCAGCAGCTTCAGACCATGAACATTGTCGACCTTGACACCAAGGGGTTTGTTgttttatcatcatcatcgtctctTGTTTTTATAGAATTGTATATGCTTGATTTGCTACTCTTAGGGACGTTATGACTTATCTAAGAAATACTTTAATTGTGATGTAACCAGGGGGAGGAAGATCACATCGAGTGGTCAGAGAGATCTTGACCAAGTTGCGGGAAGGATCGCAGCTGCCGTTTAAAAATCAAGATCGCAATGAACTGATTGTCATTTTTGAGATTAGTTAAAATGGAATGAGTTGCCTTTTGAAACTAATAGTGGATATAGACTTTGttctcatttttttgttttgacgagttatttatttccttttcctGCTTTTGTATTCTCAG
Coding sequences within it:
- the LOC130506612 gene encoding 40S ribosomal protein S19-3, coding for MATGKTVKDVSPHEFVKAYAAHLKRSGKIELPPWTDIVKTGKLKELAPYDPDWYYIRAASMARKVYLRGGLGVGAFRRIYGGSKRNGSRPPHFCKSSGGVARHILQQLQTMNIVDLDTKGGRKITSSGQRDLDQVAGRIAAAV